One window of Rhodothermales bacterium genomic DNA carries:
- a CDS encoding META domain-containing protein, with amino-acid sequence MSAMRTPFVHLLTAVVLAVAAAGCIIVVEEDDDYYSELHGSSWYLEIIWIHGHSHRVQQQDYALSFASENELTGTAGCASFTAGYDLADQEIRINRFRTSTFGCQDDDLRSLFLEHLPEVSDLEVDGVQLEMTTEAGNRLVFGR; translated from the coding sequence ATGAGCGCCATGAGGACCCCGTTTGTGCATCTTTTGACCGCCGTTGTCCTGGCCGTTGCCGCTGCCGGCTGCATCATCGTTGTTGAAGAAGACGACGACTACTACTCCGAACTGCACGGGTCCAGCTGGTATCTGGAGATCATCTGGATACACGGCCACTCGCATCGCGTACAGCAGCAGGACTATGCGCTGAGCTTTGCCTCCGAGAACGAGTTGACCGGTACCGCAGGCTGTGCATCATTTACCGCGGGATATGACCTGGCCGACCAGGAGATTCGCATCAACCGCTTCAGGACCAGCACCTTCGGGTGCCAGGATGACGACCTCCGCAGCCTGTTTCTGGAACACCTGCCGGAGGTGAGCGATCTGGAGGTGGACGGCGTGCAACTTGAAATGACGACGGAGGCGGGCAACCGCTTGGTGTTCGGCCGGTGA
- a CDS encoding zinc-ribbon domain-containing protein, whose protein sequence is MKLFCKACGGGLNPEDERCSLCGTPAGVDPDELEYVELTGGIADNPSPVLMPGESEDFAETEGQDVFCNDCGWKNPAGANFCSRCGKPLQQVGAAPARVVTRPPVSRTEGSGSSVEQGVGLRVGIIVGSAVLMVLAAFLLYAMSADPPIASGPQPAVPLTADAFADVAPGIAQAAEALQDSVEASTGEERVGFLRRTVELYIGAGRYDLAGEYQRQVAAETDQELDWAFAGNLFYDSMERAVEQSDLRATLAKAAVAAYQEVLRLNPDNLDVRTDMAVAYLSDPDNPMAAIQETQEVLRRDSLHVQANFNRGIMLFQINRMEQARDQFLKVQRIVGNPEDALWQRAQSAIDQIEAAMSGQGT, encoded by the coding sequence ATGAAGCTTTTCTGCAAGGCTTGCGGCGGCGGCCTGAATCCTGAAGACGAACGCTGCTCGCTTTGCGGCACTCCGGCGGGCGTGGACCCGGATGAACTCGAGTATGTCGAGCTGACCGGGGGGATTGCCGACAATCCTTCTCCGGTTCTGATGCCGGGCGAATCCGAAGACTTCGCCGAGACGGAGGGGCAGGACGTTTTCTGCAACGACTGTGGCTGGAAGAATCCCGCGGGGGCAAACTTCTGCTCCCGCTGTGGCAAACCGCTCCAGCAGGTTGGCGCGGCGCCGGCCCGCGTGGTGACCAGGCCTCCGGTGTCGCGCACTGAAGGTTCCGGATCCTCGGTGGAGCAGGGGGTCGGGCTGCGTGTGGGAATCATCGTGGGATCTGCCGTGCTGATGGTGCTTGCGGCGTTCCTGCTGTATGCCATGTCTGCCGACCCGCCGATCGCTTCCGGACCGCAGCCTGCGGTACCATTGACGGCCGACGCCTTCGCGGATGTGGCGCCCGGTATTGCCCAGGCAGCTGAAGCGCTCCAGGACTCGGTGGAGGCATCCACTGGCGAAGAACGCGTCGGCTTCCTGCGTCGCACCGTGGAATTGTACATCGGGGCAGGCAGGTACGACCTCGCCGGAGAATATCAGCGTCAGGTGGCTGCGGAAACGGACCAGGAACTGGACTGGGCGTTTGCCGGCAACCTCTTCTATGATTCGATGGAGCGTGCAGTGGAACAGTCGGACTTGCGCGCCACACTCGCCAAGGCCGCCGTTGCGGCCTACCAGGAGGTCCTGAGGCTCAACCCCGACAACCTGGATGTACGCACGGACATGGCGGTCGCCTATCTGTCAGATCCGGACAATCCCATGGCGGCGATTCAGGAGACCCAGGAGGTGTTGCGACGTGATTCGCTGCACGTGCAGGCCAATTTCAACCGGGGCATTATGCTGTTTCAGATCAATCGCATGGAGCAGGCCCGGGATCAATTCCTGAAGGTCCAGCGCATTGTCGGAAATCCGGAGGACGCTCTCTGGCAGCGCGCGCAGAGCGCGATTGATCAGATTGAGGCGGCCATGAGCGGGCAGGGGACGTAG
- a CDS encoding integration host factor subunit beta codes for MTKADIVERIAAGTGLTKLETEAVVNGFIHTVKDAMLHNERVDLRGFGCFLVQERAPRSARNPRTNQPIAVPASAVPVFKPSKEFRKQVDLRVNNS; via the coding sequence GTGACAAAAGCGGACATCGTCGAGCGCATTGCGGCCGGCACCGGACTGACCAAACTGGAAACGGAGGCCGTCGTGAACGGCTTCATTCATACGGTCAAGGACGCCATGTTGCACAACGAACGGGTCGATCTTCGCGGGTTCGGCTGCTTTCTGGTTCAGGAGCGTGCTCCCCGCTCAGCCCGCAATCCGCGGACGAATCAGCCCATCGCGGTCCCGGCAAGCGCCGTCCCTGTGTTCAAGCCCTCGAAGGAGTTTCGCAAGCAGGTGGACCTGCGCGTGAACAACAGCTGA
- a CDS encoding 1-acyl-sn-glycerol-3-phosphate acyltransferase → MTLTPTHIISEVSLRAALLPLVRGLWRCEVVEGREKLLAEPCFLYGNHSNDYDPFMVNWPLPIGRCSSGVLTAEYMQEGIVAAALKGIGLLSTRKRVPEPHLIARILRLLRAGRNVLIYPEGGRRWAGRPTRWIPSTAKLFSRAGYPVRPVVTEGSYIAWPRWADWPRPARIRVRVLDPVSLDGLSQEDAIAQLAAPIDFDENVAPEETRPLRAFRPADGIHRLLYRDPVTGEHGGLRTTDGHRITNVDGSVQWEMLPDSRIRDERTGDILLTGDLYDTVRAMPLEPGPDGAIVRNLVTVSRGPDLRSMGSRQLRRVALHTDSVALGTDRIAHEEILFSGVEKNFKLQLTTRDEIINLEFRDDGSALQWEDALFALTEGRV, encoded by the coding sequence GTGACGCTTACCCCCACCCACATTATCAGCGAAGTCAGCCTGCGCGCCGCGTTGCTGCCACTGGTGCGGGGACTGTGGCGATGTGAGGTAGTCGAGGGCCGCGAAAAGCTGCTGGCGGAGCCGTGCTTTCTGTACGGCAACCACTCGAACGACTACGACCCGTTCATGGTGAACTGGCCGCTGCCCATCGGTCGATGCTCCTCCGGCGTCCTGACCGCCGAGTACATGCAGGAGGGCATTGTCGCTGCCGCCCTGAAGGGCATCGGTCTGTTGTCGACCCGCAAGCGGGTGCCGGAGCCCCATCTCATCGCACGCATTCTGAGATTGCTGCGCGCAGGCCGCAACGTGCTCATCTACCCGGAAGGTGGCCGTCGCTGGGCCGGAAGACCGACGCGCTGGATACCGTCGACAGCAAAGCTGTTCTCCCGCGCCGGCTATCCCGTGCGGCCCGTCGTCACCGAGGGATCCTACATCGCGTGGCCACGCTGGGCCGACTGGCCCCGGCCTGCCCGAATCCGCGTACGGGTACTGGACCCGGTATCGCTGGACGGCCTGTCCCAGGAGGACGCGATTGCGCAGCTCGCAGCCCCCATCGATTTCGACGAGAACGTGGCACCGGAGGAGACCCGCCCACTGCGCGCGTTCCGGCCGGCCGACGGCATCCACCGACTCCTGTATCGGGACCCGGTGACTGGTGAACACGGCGGCCTCAGAACCACAGACGGTCACCGAATCACCAACGTGGACGGCTCCGTGCAGTGGGAGATGCTGCCGGACAGCCGCATCCGGGATGAGCGCACCGGGGACATCCTGTTGACCGGCGATCTGTACGACACCGTGCGCGCGATGCCGCTTGAGCCTGGTCCCGACGGTGCCATCGTGCGCAATCTGGTCACCGTAAGCCGGGGGCCGGACCTGCGATCGATGGGGTCCCGCCAACTACGTCGCGTAGCGTTGCATACCGATTCCGTTGCCCTGGGCACAGACCGCATCGCCCATGAAGAAATCCTATTCTCCGGCGTGGAGAAGAACTTCAAGCTGCAGTTGACCACCCGGGATGAGATCATCAACCTGGAGTTTCGCGACGACGGCAGTGCCCTGCAGTGGGAGGATGCTCTGTTCGCTCTGACGGAGGGGCGCGTGTGA
- a CDS encoding TonB-dependent receptor — protein MRIRRRAWSERGLQAMVLVGLLAFSAVDSRGQVFRDAEVRDVLRSVEESSQFRFLYRDALLAGRKVSVTLGSDPVGEVAAALTAIGLGVRVDADREQVLVYPLSEPASPAPEVRLEGFVLDDQSGARLPHATVTWLDDQGELRGVACNEAGYFETTLPSASEEQLTVSYLGFESRTVSVSMGDGPLEISIRLAPQPLQSREVVVAGTILHTDLDTTWQHLIQPGVMAPLGESSVLRSLSTLPSVSLSAALSDGVSVRGSKSDGFQVLLDGLPVYSRSHMFGLFDAFNEDALQAVGFYYGIAPASYQAPPGGTLAFLTRTGSQERVAGTIGASNTSFKGTLEGPALGGRGSWLVSGRLSYLDDLDWFNNDVLVAQGLDIGRETSLEPAGPARAQVLNGSANYHDVHAKLLFEGADGGRLTASGYLGGDRASQEGERRFRGPNQAAGHLTQGLSEWGTMVGGLQYQRSLQGRGFLSVIAGASRYDGAYSNSSLVARVRRNDAGAAAPEVRLDQFANDNLLVQMRLAPEWSYERAGLWSLGADLNLLSAEYEESTSRRADYRLAGNAGQLDAYVAWASARTGPARFNLGLRSHYFTWGDHLRLSPRAEMRVGGEGPVSMSVGFSRNHQFVHQLEVQPVLESAPDVWILSSDTESPGRVDYFTGGIYLRPSSRVFLQAEGFLKEYQNLRLHESANPDGNVSLQGELNNPYLPNVDGSAKGVEVMLRHRTGPLLWSHGYTRSKTVYTNPRVLDGREFAVSWDRRNQYTASVETGWRGFSTSLTWYLASGIPNPLRFVNQAEAERLPSFSRLDGGVSWQRQFGSRAVMVGFSVYNLTDRNNVWYRTLVPTAISGPTDNLMVTDVEGVDVYDLGLHPSFELSIRF, from the coding sequence ATGAGGATCCGCCGGAGGGCATGGTCGGAACGGGGCCTGCAGGCAATGGTGCTTGTGGGCCTTCTGGCATTCTCGGCGGTCGACTCACGCGGCCAGGTATTCCGCGATGCCGAGGTCCGGGATGTGCTGCGATCCGTGGAGGAGAGCAGTCAGTTCCGCTTTCTCTACCGGGATGCGCTCCTGGCCGGGCGCAAGGTCTCGGTCACTCTCGGTTCGGATCCGGTTGGCGAAGTGGCTGCTGCCCTGACGGCGATCGGGCTCGGCGTACGGGTGGACGCGGACCGGGAGCAGGTCCTGGTGTACCCGCTTTCCGAACCTGCATCGCCTGCTCCCGAGGTACGGCTGGAGGGCTTCGTGCTCGATGATCAGTCGGGAGCCCGACTGCCCCATGCCACGGTCACCTGGCTGGATGACCAGGGCGAACTCCGGGGCGTGGCATGCAATGAAGCAGGATACTTTGAAACCACGCTGCCCTCGGCGTCGGAGGAGCAGCTGACGGTCTCATACCTTGGATTTGAGAGCAGAACGGTCTCCGTATCCATGGGCGATGGGCCCCTGGAGATTTCCATACGCCTCGCCCCGCAACCACTTCAGAGCAGGGAAGTGGTCGTTGCAGGCACCATCCTCCATACGGACCTCGACACCACATGGCAGCACCTGATTCAGCCCGGGGTGATGGCGCCGCTCGGGGAATCGTCCGTATTGCGTTCGCTTTCCACACTTCCTTCCGTATCGCTGTCTGCGGCTCTGTCTGACGGCGTCTCGGTGCGAGGGTCGAAATCGGATGGATTCCAGGTGCTCCTGGACGGCCTGCCGGTGTACAGCCGAAGCCACATGTTCGGGTTGTTCGATGCGTTCAATGAAGACGCACTGCAGGCCGTCGGCTTCTACTACGGGATAGCGCCGGCCTCCTACCAGGCGCCACCGGGGGGCACATTGGCATTCCTGACACGCACCGGCTCGCAGGAACGGGTGGCAGGCACCATCGGCGCATCCAACACCTCGTTCAAGGGTACGCTGGAGGGGCCAGCCCTCGGAGGTCGCGGCAGTTGGCTGGTTTCAGGTCGGCTGTCGTATCTGGATGATCTGGACTGGTTCAACAACGATGTGCTTGTGGCCCAGGGCCTGGACATTGGTCGCGAAACCAGTCTGGAGCCGGCAGGACCGGCACGGGCGCAGGTGCTCAACGGCAGCGCCAATTACCATGATGTACACGCGAAGCTGCTGTTCGAGGGCGCCGACGGCGGGCGACTGACCGCCAGTGGTTATTTGGGGGGAGACCGCGCGAGCCAGGAGGGCGAACGCCGTTTTCGGGGACCCAACCAGGCTGCCGGTCATCTGACCCAGGGGCTGAGCGAGTGGGGCACCATGGTGGGCGGGCTCCAGTACCAGCGCAGTCTGCAGGGACGTGGGTTCCTCTCCGTCATTGCGGGAGCCTCTCGGTATGACGGCGCTTACAGCAATTCCTCGCTGGTGGCGCGAGTCCGACGCAATGACGCTGGGGCAGCCGCTCCGGAAGTCCGCCTGGACCAGTTTGCCAACGACAACCTGTTGGTCCAGATGCGGCTGGCTCCGGAATGGAGTTATGAACGCGCCGGGCTATGGTCGCTGGGCGCAGATCTGAATCTGTTGTCGGCGGAATACGAGGAGTCCACCTCCAGAAGGGCCGACTATCGTCTTGCCGGCAATGCGGGGCAGCTGGATGCCTACGTGGCCTGGGCATCAGCCCGGACCGGCCCTGCTCGTTTCAACCTGGGTCTGCGCTCCCATTACTTCACCTGGGGCGATCACCTTCGGCTCAGTCCGCGAGCGGAAATGCGGGTCGGTGGTGAGGGACCGGTCTCGATGTCGGTGGGCTTCAGTCGCAATCACCAGTTTGTGCACCAGTTGGAGGTGCAGCCGGTGCTCGAGAGTGCTCCCGATGTCTGGATCCTGAGCTCCGATACCGAGTCGCCGGGTCGGGTGGACTACTTCACCGGAGGGATCTACCTGCGGCCTTCGTCACGTGTATTTCTGCAGGCCGAAGGGTTTCTGAAGGAATACCAGAACCTCCGGCTTCATGAGTCTGCCAACCCGGACGGCAACGTGAGCCTGCAGGGTGAGCTCAACAACCCCTACCTGCCCAACGTGGACGGCTCCGCAAAAGGCGTGGAGGTCATGCTGCGGCACCGCACCGGACCGTTGCTCTGGAGTCACGGGTACACCCGCAGCAAGACCGTCTATACCAACCCGCGCGTGCTGGACGGACGTGAGTTTGCAGTGTCCTGGGATCGCCGAAACCAGTACACGGCGTCCGTCGAAACGGGCTGGAGGGGGTTCAGCACGAGCCTTACGTGGTACCTGGCTTCGGGAATCCCCAACCCGCTGCGGTTCGTGAACCAAGCGGAGGCCGAGCGGCTGCCGAGCTTCAGCCGGCTGGACGGCGGCGTGAGCTGGCAGCGGCAATTCGGCTCACGCGCCGTTATGGTCGGCTTTTCGGTCTACAACCTGACCGACCGCAACAATGTGTGGTATCGCACGCTCGTGCCTACTGCGATCTCCGGACCCACGGACAACCTGATGGTGACCGATGTGGAGGGGGTCGACGTATACGACCTGGGCCTGCACCCATCATTCGAGCTCTCCATCCGGTTCTGA
- a CDS encoding FecR domain-containing protein: MSPSLPNQNDQELAARIGHEGGLPAAGQDPVIDAIRAWKDSVEVQADERAGARMWAGIERATRAGSDRAPVRRLTVMRLVWGSVSVAAAVLVLVLVPRVLSPASGQLVASAAQEQGTFETADGSTVVLRPHSSLFQVDDQTYRLEGEAFFDVTHNPDRVFAVATEAGTVQVLGTRFNVAAIGEQTSVYLESGRVRFDTGEEARELVPGQQLAHRSGTPLSDPEASDGLEETDWIRGELSFDSRPAGSIASELARHYQIRIDLPGTLRGESMSGTLLLQSQAQALEDFGLVLGGRFVPSGNGVRFIEQ, from the coding sequence ATGAGCCCCTCGCTACCAAACCAGAACGATCAAGAGCTCGCTGCCCGCATCGGGCATGAAGGTGGGCTTCCTGCGGCCGGCCAGGACCCGGTGATCGATGCGATCCGGGCGTGGAAGGACAGTGTAGAAGTCCAGGCAGATGAGCGCGCAGGAGCCCGGATGTGGGCCGGCATCGAGCGCGCCACAAGAGCGGGCTCGGACCGTGCGCCGGTTCGGCGATTGACGGTGATGCGCCTTGTCTGGGGTTCCGTAAGCGTGGCCGCCGCCGTGCTGGTCCTGGTTCTGGTGCCTCGCGTGCTCAGTCCCGCCTCGGGGCAGTTGGTAGCCAGCGCCGCTCAGGAGCAGGGCACCTTTGAGACTGCGGATGGCAGCACGGTTGTGCTCCGGCCGCACTCTTCGCTATTCCAGGTCGACGACCAGACGTACAGGCTGGAGGGGGAGGCGTTCTTTGACGTCACCCACAATCCGGACCGCGTATTCGCCGTCGCCACTGAGGCCGGCACGGTGCAGGTCCTCGGAACCCGATTCAACGTGGCCGCCATCGGGGAGCAAACCTCCGTCTATCTGGAGAGTGGACGGGTTCGTTTCGATACGGGGGAGGAAGCACGTGAACTGGTGCCGGGTCAGCAATTGGCCCATCGCTCGGGAACGCCGCTGTCGGACCCTGAGGCGAGCGATGGGCTCGAGGAGACGGACTGGATTCGGGGAGAACTGAGCTTTGACTCCCGGCCCGCAGGCAGCATTGCGTCCGAACTCGCGCGCCACTATCAGATCCGCATCGACTTGCCGGGCACGTTGCGCGGAGAATCGATGTCGGGAACGCTGCTCCTGCAGAGTCAGGCCCAAGCGCTGGAGGATTTCGGCCTGGTTCTCGGCGGACGATTCGTGCCTTCCGGAAACGGCGTACGGTTTATCGAACAATAG
- a CDS encoding sigma-70 family RNA polymerase sigma factor, protein MLELVLLLAVTLSDDDEAGLARAIRAGDRTAFRTFFEAHHQALLRYLVHKQVAPDVAEDLVQNAFVYIWEQRHQIRDDGSLRGLLFRIGYTRALNHFRDTARLTGDLPDEAAPEADPGERMDVQEQVARAVARLPERRRAVFELCVLQGLTYREAAEALEITPKTVENHMGYALKAVREELKELRP, encoded by the coding sequence TTGCTGGAGCTGGTTCTCCTCCTGGCAGTCACTCTGTCTGACGACGATGAAGCAGGACTGGCGCGTGCCATTCGGGCCGGAGATCGCACCGCCTTCCGCACCTTTTTCGAGGCCCATCATCAGGCCTTGCTGCGCTACCTGGTACACAAGCAGGTTGCCCCTGACGTCGCGGAGGATCTGGTGCAGAATGCGTTCGTCTACATCTGGGAGCAGCGACACCAGATCCGGGATGACGGCTCGCTCAGAGGGCTGCTCTTCCGGATCGGCTACACGCGGGCCCTGAATCATTTCCGGGACACGGCCCGACTCACCGGGGACCTGCCCGACGAGGCGGCGCCGGAGGCGGACCCCGGAGAGCGCATGGACGTGCAGGAACAGGTAGCACGTGCCGTCGCACGCCTGCCCGAGCGGCGACGAGCCGTGTTTGAGCTGTGTGTGCTTCAGGGACTCACCTACCGGGAGGCGGCCGAAGCGCTTGAGATCACCCCCAAAACCGTTGAAAACCACATGGGGTACGCGCTCAAGGCGGTGCGCGAGGAACTGAAGGAACTGCGCCCCTGA